A genomic stretch from Plasmodium brasilianum strain Bolivian I chromosome 9, whole genome shotgun sequence includes:
- a CDS encoding hypothetical protein (conserved Plasmodium protein) — MVKEENEKFSYVNKIKFTDITGDNKTDKRVEYLWNLALSTIYENAKLSTKYVTLIKKITKNNLIFDNICCHYCNLIYIPFYNCEIKKVQNKNTLLYKCFLCNRKRRLNLQCFTNNAKSNSVKNIRKDRILSSSGNLKSFLINEIDDYEIKKKSDFVKGAESAFTEGEPLNELRANKDNSHGENKGEAIVNHLDDKRGNDKRSDDDDRGDNISDDNSRDGNEGMTIKDTLCHSMEGLFTIDYGPSSCTVATRNLNIPLKCSSYNKMCSHLEIYNNSKNKNDPCIGGNIKKKIKHNEDKNNVNCMNKKRSMYNENKRNVEHKIKSTGKTDSMNNCFSELSKKNERQSIVNFGNSNNFLNFNKSKKKKKNILDIL, encoded by the coding sequence ATggtaaaagaagaaaatgaaaaattctcgtatgttaataaaataaaatttacagaCATAACAGGTGACAACAAAACGGATAAAAGAGTAGAATACTTATGGAATTTAGCACTTTCAACGATTTatgaaaatgcaaaattatcaacaaaatatgttacactaataaagaaaatcacaaaaaataatttaatttttgataatatatgctgtcattattgtaatttaatatatatcccTTTTTATAACTGTGAGATTAAAAAAGtccaaaataaaaacacaTTACTTTACAAATGCTTTTTATGTAACCGTAAAAGAAGATTAAATTTACAATGTTTTACAAATAATGCAAAAAGTAATTCTGTTAAGAATATTAGGAAAGATCGAATATTGAGTAGCTCGGGCAATTTGAAATCTTTCCTTATTAATGAGATCGATGACtacgaaataaaaaaaaaaagcgattTTGTAAAGGGAGCAGAAAGTGCATTCACTGAAGGAGAACCTTTAAATGAGCTAAGGGCTAATAAAGATAATTCTCATGGGGAAAATAAGGGGGAAGCAATTGTGAACCATCTTGATGATAAAAGGGGTAATGATAAACGAAGTGATGATGACGATCGAGGTGATAATATTAGTGATGATAACAGTCGTGATGGGAACGAAGGAATGACCATCAAGGACACCCTTTGTCATAGCATGGAGGGCCTTTTTACCATTGACTATGGTCCCAGTAGTTGCACTGTTGCAACAAGGAATCTTAATATTCCATTAAAATGCAGCAGTTACAATAAAATGTGTAGCCATCTTGAGATTTATAATAACTCCAAAAATAAGAACGATCCGTGTATAGGGGGCaacatcaaaaaaaaaataaaacataatgaaGATAAGAATAATGTGAATtgtatgaacaaaaaaagaagtatgTACAACGAGAATAAAAGGAATGTtgaacataaaattaaatcaaCTGGTAAAACAGACAGCATGAACAACTGCTTTAGCGAGttgagtaaaaaaaatgaaagacaAAGCATTGTTAACTTTggcaatagtaataacttcttaaattttaacaaatccaaaaaaaaaaaaaaaaatatattagatatcctttaa
- a CDS encoding glyoxalase I has product MEKKNVLMLGKKYNITWQQTMLRIYDPKETVEFYEKNFGMINIHTYHFKEYNFSLYFMITPPYDEEERKKLPTPNTKESEKYLWDLKTVCLELTYNHNSNEKLSNGNNENDKGFGHIAFNCHDVVELCDFLFKEKNVKFHKLPHETKMKTIGFALDPNSYWIEIVRRSSQVKWESNHTITNFSQTMIRIKNPKKSLYFYIHLLGMKLIHIKHNSDFSLYFLKSSYLNDENELNDHKKIGKEPTQEEYNFEILRNSYQSNEDYENFKMSWEPVLELTHNHGTENNDNFSYHNGNTEPRGFGHIGFLVNDLEGYCKELENLNIPFKKKVHEGIMNNIAFVYDPDNYLVELIQRGTSFSVTKEKEVEE; this is encoded by the coding sequence atggaaaaaaagaatgtttTGATGCTGGGAAAAAAGTACAATATAACATGGCAACAAACTATGTTGCGTATTTATGATCCAAAAGAAACAGTTGAGTTTTATGAAAAGAATTTTGGAATGATtaatattcatacatatcattttaaggaatataatttttccttatattttatgataacACCTCCATATGATGAAGAAGAAAGGAAGAAATTACCTACACCCAACACAAAAGAATCTGAAAAGTATTTGTGGGACTTAAAAACAGTATGTTTAGAACTAACATATAATCATAACAGTAATGAAAAGTTAAGTAATgggaataatgaaaatgacaAGGGGTTTGGGCATATTGCATTTAATTGCCATGATGTTGTAGAATTATgtgattttctttttaaagaaaagaatgtaaaatttcataaattaCCACATGAAACCAAAATGAAAACTATTGGTTTTGCTCTTGACCCAAACAGTTATTGGATTGAAATAGTTAGAAGATCAAGTCAAGTTAAATGGGAAAGTAATCATACTATTACCAATTTTTCTCAAACAATGATTAGGATTAAAAACcctaaaaaaagtttatatttctatatacatttattaggtatgaaattaatacatataaagcACAATTCCGACTTTTccttgtattttttaaagtccAGTTATTtgaatgatgaaaatgaattaaatgatCATAAGAAAATAGGAAAGGAACCAACACAAGAAGAATACAATTTTGAAATACTAAGGAATTCTTATCAATCCAATGAagattatgaaaattttaaaatgtctTGGGAGCCTGTTTTAGAATTAACACATAATCATGGTACggaaaataatgataatttttcgTATCATAATGGAAATACAGAACCCAGAGGTTTTGGTCACATCGGGTTTTTAGTAAACGATTTAGAGGGGTATTGTAAAGAGTTAGAAAATTTGAAtattccttttaaaaaaaaagtacacgAAGGgataatgaataatatcGCTTTTGTCTATGACCCTGATAACTACTTGGTTGAGTTAATTCAAAGGGGCACGTCATTCAGTGTAACTAAAGAGAAAGAGGTAGAGGagtga
- a CDS encoding hypothetical protein (conserved Plasmodium protein) encodes MDGKEDSDNRKSLKYRGAHNNKNNSGKNRNNYRNICSDIYSNIYSNIYSNSYGNGYINNYSNNYDCSYIYESNNNKYKRDDTNYLYGKKSSKIEEEEDSGSREQIEQGAENIIISSRSIILFQLFLFVIYFFVLLIGSFNFSFKLFQVREKHLHELLNNIKDVSSCIYSTDYSEENEVNNKLFYDNTDKLIHGSNDSIYHNVRFKYYFTRDKHYKKTKNKIKKNNRGIKIFICLNKKKTFFLYSDFYHIISRFQKCFLKILTFFYNEIKNAFFLRDPNYDDGADADDDDDEHEHDNDNNYAATKFVMKNYVKNNNQAVTKYLYYNFILTKNNFYKKYYISVEYVFYLYLNDICYYHDFRYLTKDTDGESFFSPNFDDKFPYLKRKNDREILDETMLQNKKDITLFINHINKYLNDEKLLHMLHNLYMDICTERGIVRNYAKWQNKGTGEIGGNGNVRGNVSGKGIRENVSETKTDEIFLSDIGYEQYYDMYHRVMNIKNFSKCNTFFSKIRKKIKTINALKELNMCSKNYIRNLKKIPFYFFQDDFLDTPCYIYNELINFLFIS; translated from the exons ATGGATGGGAAGGAAGATTCCGATAACAGAAAAAGCTTAAAGTACAGAGGCGCacataacaataaaaataatagcggtaaaaatagaaacaattatagaaatatatgtagCGATATTTATAGCAATATTTATAGCAATATATATAGCAACAGTTATGGCAACGGTTATATTAACAATTACAGCAATAACTACGACTGTAGCTATATTTATGAAAGCAACAATAATAAGTACAAACGTGATGAtacaaattatttgtatggaaaaaaaagcaGCAAAatagaagaggaagaagataGTGGGAGTAGAGAACAAATAGAACAGGGTgcagaaaatattataataagcTCTAGGAGTATTATTCTGTTtcagttatttttattcgtcatatatttttttgttctattaataggatcttttaattttagttTTAAACTTTTCCAAGTACGAGAAAAACATTTGCATGAACTACTTAACAACATAAAGGATGTATcatcatgtatatatagtaCAGATTATTCAGAGGAGAATGaagttaataataaattattttatgataatacAGACAAGTTAATTCATGGTAGTAATGATAGTATATATCATAATGTAAGGTTCAAATACTACTTTACAAGGGATAAACATTacaaaaagacaaaaaacaaaattaagaaaaataacagAGGTATTaagatatttatttgtttaaataaaaaaaaaactttttttttatatagcgatttttatcatattatttCAAGATTTCAGAAatgttttcttaaaattttaacttttttttataatgaaataaagaatgctttttttttgagaGATCCTAATTATGATGATGGTGCTGATgctgatgatgatgatgatgaacATGAAcatgataatgataacaatTATGCTGCTACCAAATTtgttatgaaaaattatgttaagaataataatCAAGCAGTaactaaatatttatattataattttatactaactaagaataatttttataaaaagtattatataagtgttgaatatgtattttatctTTACCTTAATGATATTTGTTACTATCACGACTTTAGATATCTTACCAAAGACACAGATGGAGAAAGTTTTTTTTCTCCAAATTTTGATGATAAATTTCcctatttaaaaagaaagaacGACAGGGAAATTTTGGACGAAACGATGTTACAGAACAAAAAGGACATAACGCTTTTTataaatcatataaataagtaCCTAAATGATGAGAAGCTTCTTCATATGTTGCATAATTTGTATATGGATATATGCACAGAGAGAGGAATTGTAAGAAACTATGCGAAGTGGCAAAACAAAGGTACAGGTGAAATAGGTGGAAATGGAAACGTAAGAGGAAATGTAAGTGGAAAAGGCATACGTGAAAATGTTAGCGAAACAAAGACGGATGAAATATTTCTGAGTGATATAGGTTACGAGCAGTATTACGACATGTATCACAGAgtgatgaatataaaaaattttagtaagTGTAACACTTTTTTCAGCaagataaggaaaaaaataaaaacaataaacgCATTAAAAGAGTTAAATATGTgctcaaaaaattatataagaaatttaaaaaaaattcccttttatttttttcaagatGATTTTCTTGATACCCcatgttatatttataatgaactgataa attttttatttatttcctaa
- a CDS encoding mitogen-activated protein kinase 2, whose product MLKKKKECYTVDSEEKNLKKKSTSTKTSTLKKKNISGNGEEREEKEEVMCEFKNKNDDNYENKNGKGKEEKINIKEAIIKNVRVPDNYEIKHLIGRGSYGYVYLAYDKNTNKNVAIKKVNRMFEDLIDCKRILREITILNRLNSDYVIRLCDLVVPEDLLKFDELYIVLEIADSDLKKLFKTPIYLTEEHVKTILYNLLLGEKYIHESGIIHRDLKPANCLLNQDCSVKICDFGLARTINYEQDIHIVKDVEEKEENEEPGPHNKNLKKQLTSHVVTRWYRAPELILLQENYTKSIDIWSTGCIFAELLNMMKCHINNPTNRFPLFPGSSCFPLSPDHNSKKVHEKSNRDQLNVIFNVIGTPTEDDLKSINKDEVIKYIKLFPPREGIDLKNKFPSISEEGIDLLESMLRFNAKKRITIDNALSHPYLKDVRKKHLEKFSTEKIILPFDDWMILSETQLRYIFLKEIQSFHSDLVIPSKLTIHENKFYNTGELKN is encoded by the exons ATgctgaaaaaaaagaaggagtGTTATACTGTCGATTCGGAGGAAAAAAacttgaagaaaaaaagcacTTCTACTAAAACGTCAACactgaaaaagaaaaatatttctggTAATGGAGAAGAGAGAGAAGAAAAGGAAGAGGTAATGTGCGAATTTAAGAATAAGAATGA cgaTAATTATGAGaacaaaaatggaaaaggtaaagaagagaaaataaatataaaagaggctattataaaaaatgtgcgAGTTCCTgataattatgaaattaaACATTTGATAGGACGTGGTTCTTATGGTTACGTATATTTAgcatatgataaaaatacaaataagaaTGTAGCTATTAAGAAGGTAAACAGAATGTTTGAAGATCTAATAGATtgtaaaagaatattaagaGAAATAACTATATTAAATAGATTGAATAGTGATTATGTTATAAGACTCTGCGATTTGGTAGTACCTGaagatttattaaaatttgacGAGTTATATATAGTCTTAGAAATAGCAGATTCTgatttaaagaaattatttaaaacacCCATATATTTAACAGAAGAACATGTAAAAACTATTTTATACAATTTGTTATTaggagaaaaatatattcacgAGTCAGGTATTATACATAGGGATTTAAAACCAGCTAACTGTTTATTGAATCAAGACTGCTCAGTTAAGATATGTGATTTTGGACTAGCTAGAACAATAAATTATGAGCAAGACATCCATATCGTTAAAGAtgtagaagaaaaagaagaaaatgaagaGCCAGGTCCtcataacaaaaatttaaaaaaacagtTAACGAGCCATGTAGTTACAAGATGGTATAGAGCACCTGAACTCATTTTACTTCAAGAAAATTACACAAAATCTATTGATATATGGTCAACTGGATGCATATTTGCAGAGTTATTAAATATGATGAAATGTCATATAAACAATCCAACGAACCGTTTCCCCTTATTTCCTGGATCGTCTTGTTTTCCTTTGTCACCTGATCACAATTCTAAAAAAGTACATGAAAAAAGTAACAGAGATCAGttaaatgttatttttaatgtaataGGTACCCCAACAGAAGATGATTTgaaaagtattaataaagACGAagtcattaaatatattaagttaTTCCCTCCTCGAGAAGGTATtgacttaaaaaataaatttccttCTATATCTGAGGAAGGAATTGATTTGCTAGAATCTATGTTAAGGtttaatgcaaaaaaaagaattaccATAGATAATGCTTTGAGTCACCCATATTTAAAAGACGTgagaaaaaaacatttagaaaaattttctacagaaaaaattatacttcCTTTCGATGACTGGATGATATTATCTGAGACTCAGctaagatatatttttctaaaagaAATTCAGTCCTTTCATTCGGACCTCGTTATACCATCCAAATTGACTATACacgaaaataaattttataatacagGAGAGCTCAAAAATTAG
- a CDS encoding dynein light chain Tctex-type — translation METSIKSNIKNTEVNENEKSSKEENKVNMEGFRFFANTCEEKLKVFLENFFCNKSREELHYVEEKQDKLNHGTAYDNSSSSKNNSNSFLDSNDICADNDSSKENEDNNFEKNKLSKSNYDKIAINLADEVEQFMKSFVNERYKIVVQAIIGENKKQGVK, via the coding sequence ATGGAAACAAGCATCAAAAgcaacataaaaaatactgaggttaatgaaaatgaaaaaagtagCAAGGAAGAGAATAAGGTAAATATGGAAGGCTTTCGTTTTTTCGCAAATACAtgtgaagaaaaattaaaagtctTTTTagagaattttttttgtaataaaagCCGCGAAGAGTTACACTATGTAGAAGAAAAACAGGACAAGCTAAACCATGGAACTGCTTAtgataatagtagtagtagcaaaaataatagtaacagttTTCTTGACAGTAACGATATTTGTGCAGATAATGACTCttcaaaagaaaatgaagacaacaattttgaaaaaaataaacttagTAAAAGCAACTACGATAAAATAGCTATCAATTTGGCGGATGAGGTCGAACAATTTATGAAGTCCTTCGTCAATGAAAGGTACAAAATTGTTGTGCAGGCGATTATTggggaaaacaaaaaacagggggtaaaataa
- a CDS encoding rhomboid protease ROM1, which produces MSNIHTLADYRDEYSENLPLNRTPGYYESQSSFVQRSKPIDVVNLIFPHFTWKSFIMVVSITQIIVFIISISIKPSDFLTPSDDLLITLGANVASRIKRGEIHRLILPIFLHANIFHTFFNVFFQLRMGFTLEKNYGILKVAILYFVTGIYGNILSSAVTYCPIKVGASTSGMGLLGIVTSELVLLWHIIRHRERVVFNIIFFSLISFFYYFTFNGSNIDHIGHLGGLLSGLSIGILYNDQMENKPSWYNHMKNASYATLVLLALVPPVILLTVPRTC; this is translated from the exons ATGAGTAACATTCATACCTTAGCAGATTATAGAGACGAGTACTCCGAAAACCTACCACTAAATAGAa CACCAGGGTACTATGAATCCCAGAGTAGTTTCGTACAAAGATCAAAACCGATTGATGTggttaatttaatttttccacaCTTTACCTGGAAAAGTTTTATCATGGTTGTGTCAATTACTCAAATCAtcgtttttattatatcaattAGTATTAAACCTTCGGATTTTTTAACACCTTCTG ACGATTTATTAATAACACTAGGAGCAAATGTTGCTTCAAGAATAAAGAGAGGAGAAATTCACAGATTGATATTAccaatatttttacatgcaaatatatttcacacattttttaatgtctTTTTCCAATTAAGGATGGGTTTTACACTTGAGAAAAATTACGGTATCTTAAAAGTTGCAATACTATATTTTGTAACAGGTATATATGGAAACATTTTATCATCAGCTGTTACCTACTGTCCAATAAAAGTTGGTGCTAGTACTTCAGGCATGGGATTACTTGGTATAGTTACCTCCGAGTTGGTATTATTATGGCATATCATTAGACATAGAGAAAGGGtagtatttaatataatatttttttcgttaatttcttttttttattattttacatttaacgGATCGAACATTGACCACATTGGCCATTTGGGAGGCTTACTCTCGG GTTTATCAATCGGTATACTATACAATGACCAAATGGAAAATAAGCCCTCCTGGTACAACCATATGAAAAATGCATCATATGCTACATTGGTACTGCTAGCACTTGTTCCACCAGTTATTTTACTTACCGTTCCGCGCACCTGTTAA
- a CDS encoding GTPase-activating protein produces MRINFFKEKNKIKLNKNLDFDSDNALSNVNNESNNYLTANSGMLRITKRKEKKRSNYSSMSRSNNTNNNEYDHYGFEKNKEFTAESTTDKRALEKHRKKIEKRWKLYFTFKRDIKKSYYLKTLIRKGIPDKLRPDIWPYLLDSMVLYLKYPTIYEKCLNSELEPKYRMNSPGLIQLRNVLHAFAVYKPKINYCQSMNFIAAIALIFLKEELSFWSIVQLIDSDYSHEKINISDYYNNEMRGLRRDIIVIEELVRTKLPEITTTLRIWDCLFYEGDKIIFRITLALFKMNQEKLVELNSLESILLLFKETTKNMVECDKLMYIAFNEIGVLKKKSIRKLRLKAEDLIKNGLA; encoded by the exons atgagaataaatttcttcaaagaaaaaaacaagatAAAATTGAACAAAAATCTTGATTTTGATTCTGATAATGCCTTGTCAAATGTTAACAATGAGTCAAACAATTATTTAACGGCGAACAGCGGTATGTTAAGaattacaaaaagaaaagagaaaaaaagaagtaattaCAGTAGTATGAGTAGAAGTAACAATACTAATA ATAACGAATATGATCATTACGggtttgaaaaaaataaagaatttacTGCTGAGTCTACAACTGATAAGCGAGCCTTAGAAAAGcataggaaaaaaatagaaaaaag GTGGAAGTTATACTTTACTTTTAAaagagatataaaaaaaagttactATCTAAAAACATTAATTAGAAAAGGAATACCCGATAAATTAAg GCCCGATATATGGCCATACCTGTTAGATAGTATGGTGTTGTACCTGAAATATCCCACCATATACGAAAA ATGTTTAAACAGTGAATTAGAGCCAAAG tatCGAATGAACTCCCCAGGGTTAATTCAGTTAAGGAATGTTCTACATGCCTTTGCGGTTTATAAGcccaaaataaattattgtcag AGCATGAATTTTATCGCTGCCATTGcactaatatttttaaaggagGAATTGTCCTTTTGGTCTATTGTTCAGTTAATTGATTCGGATTACTCTCATGAGAAAATTAACATAAGTG ATTATTACAACAACGAAATGAGAGGATTACGCAGggatattattgttatagaAGAGTTGGTTAGAACAAAATTGCCGGAA ATAACGACAACGTTACGTATTTGGGACTGCCTATTCTATGAAGgcgataaaataatattcagaATTACTTTAGCATTGTTTAAAATGAATCAAGAAAAATTAGTTGAGCTAAATTCATTAGAATCCATCTTATTGTTATTTAAGGAAACCACCAAAAATAtg GTGGAATGTGataaattaatgtatattgCCTTTAACGAAATTGGtgtactaaaaaaaaagagcataaGGAAGTTAAGGCTGAAAGCTGAAGATCTTATTAAGAACGGTTTAGCCTAA
- a CDS encoding RAP protein, protein MIVLFTNVIFKRSIKWTCRLLLHGQYFVHPKIQCCCLFKNYYSTGVPTSKVEILSCKVNENIINHIKKEYDIDSNSINLNVKRSCEEKNIYEMSMRWSNFFKCEKSLYNVINKYLKTNRIDYYLHNYLKLTYDEKLDNMASVAEGTNLESPNNSPFNSEGEIKNILIYIMALSYKNIRDFNIISALSEKLISLLKNLTKEYKNKTLIFTICEVYNCIKAMNDELFSILFDMLNSCYVTSRSENIIMNEEEILLILKTLYNQNYKNHSIVDTVINSIKMGTNLKTNVLLVNSFFYLTLLSRMDNSLIENLHSFLFYVTNETCQGSLNEMMDNPKTLANQGHIDKLVKEGKRQTCSDNIYTTENFEKTDEPGADVKRTNSAICADYTKLKMDGIKFKIELSATDCIKLLYSYLALGEDYINWFLIHKLLLKLCDDIKDDENILLIKEKKKTLEMVCIIRSYLRYKKRNFYDNLPKYVKKMLKKIYMMDIHEKKINDRLFNEKLSWHLTKLRIPHIRNVYKGGIVFDILEKDKRLVWLCFSYHHYYVKTIDLTIEKLLQMDIIQSMNYKIAKIHYYQFSRMKARRTRFEYIRMCRYYSLRDRRNFDDQFEGWNLPYINWYHKKNKNVHISNYFYNYTPVSQMEY, encoded by the coding sequence atgatagttttatttacaaatgtGATATTTAAAAGATCTATAAAATGGACTTGTAGACTTCTGTTGCATGGTCAATATTTTGTCCATCCAAAGATACAATGTTGTTGtttgtttaaaaattattatagtaCTGGTGTACCCACTAGTAAAGTAGAAATACTTAGTTGCAAGGTGAatgaaaacataataaatcaTATCAAGAAGGAGTATGATATAGATTCCAATTCGATCAACTTAAATGTGAAAAGGAGttgtgaagaaaaaaatatttacgaAATGAGTATGAGATggagtaatttttttaagtgtgAAAAAAGTTTGTATaatgttattaataaatatttaaagacAAACCGTATAGATTATTACttacataattatttgaaattGACATATGATGAGAAATTAGATAATATGGCAAGTGTGGCAGAAGGGACAAATTTGGAAAGCCCTAATAATTCTCCATTTAATTCAGAgggagaaataaaaaatatactcatttatataatggctctatcttataaaaatatacgtgactttaatattatatctgCCTTAAGTGAAAAGTTAATAAgcctattaaaaaatttaacaaaggaatataaaaacaagactttaatttttaccaTCTGTGAAGTGTATAATTGTATAAAAGCTATGAACGATGAATTGTTTTCCATTCTTTTTGATATGTTGAACAGTTGTTATGTAACTTCAAGGTCTGAAAATATAATCATGAATGAGGAGGaaattttactaattttaaaaactctgtataatcaaaattataaaaatcattCAATAGTTGATACTGTTATAAATTCAATTAAAATGGGTActaatttaaaaacaaatgttTTACTAGTCaactcatttttttatttaactttaTTATCCCGTATGGACAATTCGCTAATTGAGAATTTGCactcatttcttttttatgtaacAAATGAGACTTGTCAAGGGTCTCTGAATGAAATGATGGATAATCCAAAAACATTAGCAAACCAGGGTCACATAGATAAATTGGTGAAGGAGGGAAAAAGACAAACTTGTAGtgacaatatatatacaacgGAAAACTTCGAAAAAACGGACGAGCCGGGAGCAGATGTGAAGAGAACAAACAGTGCAATATGTGCAgattatacaaaattaaaaatggatggaataaaattcaaaatagaATTATCAGCTACTGACTGCATAAAGCTGCTATATTCCTATTTGGCTTTGGGAGAAGATTACATTAATTGGTTTCTCATTCATAAGCTACTTCTAAAACTTTGCGATGACATAAAAgatgatgaaaatattttattaataaaggaaaagaagaaaaccCTTGAAATGGTTTGCATTATAAGAAGTTACCTGAGgtataagaaaagaaatttttatgataacctaccaaaatatgtaaaaaaaatgttaaaaaaaatatacatgatggacatacatgaaaaaaaaatcaatgaTAGACTATTTAACGAAAAGCTATCATGGCATCTAACAAAACTGCGTATTCCACATATTAGAAATGTGTATAAAGGTGGAATTGTATTTGATATATTAGAAAAGGATAAAAGACTTGTTTGGTTATGTTTTTcctatcatcattattatgttAAAACGATTGACTTAActattgaaaaattattacagaTGGACATCATACAGTcaatgaattataaaattgctaaaatacattattacCAATTTTCAAGAATGAAAGCTAGAAGAACTAgatttgaatatataagaatGTGTAGGTATTATTCGTTGCGTGATAGAAGAAATTTTGATGACCAATTTGAGGGATGGAATTTGCCATATATTAACTggtatcataaaaaaaataaaaatgtccACATTTCCAACTACTTCTATAACTACACACCCGTATCCCAAATGGAATATTAG